One segment of Pantoea sp. Lij88 DNA contains the following:
- the dusC gene encoding tRNA dihydrouridine(16) synthase DusC, with protein MRVLLAPMEGVLDSLVRQLLSEVNDYDLCITEFLRVVDQLLPVKSFTRLCPELHNASRTPSGTRVRMQLLGQHPEWLAENAARAVELGSWGVDLNCGCPSKLVNGSGGGATLLKDPDLIYRGAKAMREAVPADLPVTVKVRLGWDSSARSLEIADAVQQAGASELTVHGRTKEEGYRAEAINWQAIGEIRQRLRIPVIANGEIGDWQSAQNCMAVTGCDAVMIGRGALNIPNLSRVVKYNEPPMAWPDVVRLLQKYSRLEKQGDTGLYHVARIKQWLGYLRKAYGEADGLFSEIRALKNSGDIAQAIDRHAIFHGL; from the coding sequence ATGAGGGTTTTACTGGCACCGATGGAGGGCGTGCTGGATTCACTGGTGCGCCAGCTGTTATCGGAAGTGAACGACTACGATCTCTGCATTACTGAGTTTTTGCGCGTCGTCGATCAACTGTTGCCGGTAAAATCTTTCACCCGTCTCTGCCCCGAACTGCATAACGCCAGCCGCACGCCTTCGGGCACGCGGGTGCGGATGCAGCTGCTGGGGCAGCATCCCGAATGGTTAGCCGAGAACGCCGCACGCGCGGTGGAACTGGGCTCCTGGGGTGTCGATCTCAACTGTGGTTGTCCTTCTAAACTGGTCAACGGCAGCGGAGGCGGCGCCACTCTTCTTAAAGATCCCGATCTGATTTATCGCGGCGCGAAAGCGATGCGTGAAGCTGTGCCTGCGGATTTACCGGTAACGGTGAAAGTGCGGCTCGGCTGGGATTCCAGCGCCCGCAGTCTGGAGATTGCCGATGCGGTGCAGCAGGCCGGTGCCAGCGAGCTGACGGTGCATGGGCGAACCAAAGAAGAGGGCTATCGCGCAGAGGCGATCAACTGGCAGGCGATTGGCGAGATTCGTCAGCGGCTGCGTATTCCGGTCATTGCCAACGGCGAGATAGGGGACTGGCAAAGCGCGCAAAACTGTATGGCGGTCACGGGCTGCGATGCGGTGATGATTGGCCGTGGCGCACTGAACATCCCCAACCTGAGCCGGGTTGTGAAATATAACGAGCCGCCGATGGCCTGGCCTGATGTGGTGCGGTTACTTCAGAAATACAGCCGCCTGGAAAAGCAGGGCGATACCGGCCTCTATCACGTGGCACGTATCAAACAGTGGCTGGGTTATCTGCGTAAAGCCTATGGCGAAGCTGATGGCTTATTCAGTGAAATCCGTGCGTTAAAAAACTCAGGTGATATTGCGCAGGCGATTGATCGTCACGCGATTTTTCATGGTTTGTGA
- a CDS encoding YbhQ family protein has translation MKWSNRIQIITGQTLMHIAMHLLVIAALIWGWKHKALVDVCSTLVAMYALVFVAMLVTQRIPRLRTLGDYLEEATTTYYFGAAMMTLFLVSRIYHNNLLLACLGVVMLLGPALVSLLAKEPPRRIENKRS, from the coding sequence ATGAAATGGTCTAATCGTATTCAAATCATCACGGGTCAGACGTTGATGCATATCGCTATGCATCTGCTGGTGATCGCTGCGCTGATCTGGGGCTGGAAGCACAAAGCTCTGGTTGATGTCTGCAGCACGCTGGTGGCGATGTATGCACTGGTTTTTGTTGCCATGCTGGTAACACAGCGCATTCCCCGTTTACGCACTCTCGGCGATTATCTTGAAGAAGCGACCACCACTTACTACTTTGGCGCCGCCATGATGACACTGTTCCTGGTGTCGCGGATTTACCACAACAACCTGCTGCTGGCGTGTCTCGGCGTGGTGATGTTGCTGGGTCCGGCGCTGGTCTCGCTGCTGGCGAAAGAGCCACCGCGGCGAATCGAAAACAAACGTAGTTAA
- a CDS encoding lysylphosphatidylglycerol synthase domain-containing protein has protein sequence MAKKHPRWQLAKKILTVLFFIAVVVLLVVYARKVNWEDVYDVIVNYNRFVVLTAAGLVVLSYLVYGCYDLIGRAYCGHKLAKRQVMLVSFICYAFNLTLSTWVGGVAMRYRLYSRLGLDSGTITRIFSLSIATNWLGYILLAGVVFSAGMVSIPGGWFIGETTLRLIGAVLLVLVAVYLWACAFSKQRRWTIKGQTLQLPSLRMALLQFGVSCANWMVMGAIIWLLLGRDVGYPMVLGVLLISSIAGVIVHIPAGIGVLEAVFLALLSGQHASHGTIIAALLAYRVLYFILPLLLALVLYLGLESRAKHLRQKNEQKLQKS, from the coding sequence ATGGCAAAAAAACATCCACGCTGGCAACTGGCAAAAAAGATTCTCACCGTCCTGTTTTTCATCGCGGTGGTGGTTCTGCTGGTGGTTTATGCCCGCAAAGTGAACTGGGAAGATGTTTATGACGTCATCGTTAACTACAACCGCTTTGTCGTTCTGACCGCTGCCGGACTGGTGGTGCTGAGTTACCTGGTGTACGGCTGCTATGACCTGATTGGCCGCGCCTACTGCGGCCATAAGCTGGCGAAGCGGCAGGTGATGCTGGTGTCGTTTATCTGTTACGCCTTTAACCTGACGCTCAGCACCTGGGTGGGCGGCGTCGCGATGCGCTACCGGCTCTACTCCCGGCTCGGCCTGGACAGCGGCACCATCACCCGCATCTTCTCCCTGAGTATCGCCACCAACTGGCTCGGCTATATTCTGCTGGCGGGCGTGGTGTTCAGTGCGGGCATGGTCTCGATTCCCGGCGGCTGGTTTATCGGTGAGACCACGCTACGGCTGATTGGCGCGGTTCTGCTGGTGCTGGTCGCGGTTTACCTGTGGGCCTGCGCCTTCTCAAAACAGCGTCGCTGGACGATCAAAGGCCAGACGCTGCAGCTGCCTTCGCTGCGCATGGCGCTGCTGCAGTTCGGGGTTTCCTGCGCCAACTGGATGGTCATGGGCGCGATTATCTGGCTGTTGCTGGGACGCGACGTCGGTTATCCGATGGTGCTGGGTGTGCTGCTGATCAGCAGTATCGCCGGGGTGATTGTGCATATTCCGGCGGGCATTGGCGTACTGGAAGCGGTCTTCCTGGCGCTGCTCAGCGGTCAGCACGCCTCGCATGGCACCATTATTGCGGCGTTGCTGGCTTATCGCGTGCTCTACTTTATCCTGCCGCTGCTGTTAGCGCTGGTACTCTATCTGGGGCTGGAGAGTCGGGCGAAGCATCTGCGTCAGAAGAACGAGCAGAAGTTACAGAAGTCATAA
- a CDS encoding endonuclease/exonuclease/phosphatase family protein — protein MPQNKQGFSIKILTINTHKGFAPFNRRFILPELRDAVRATEADVVFLQEVMGTHAIHSLNHEEWPESPHYEFLADTIWNDFAYGRNAVYPEGHHGNAVLSRFPITEYENRDISVAGSENRGMLHCQIALPEPHGTLHVICVHLGLKEAHRHAQMKKICEMVNSLPPDAPVVVAGDFNDWQGRANAILKQGAGLKEVFSMKTGRPARTFPARFPVLRLDRIYVRNATVSHPWALPRKPWSHLSDHAPLAVEIHL, from the coding sequence ATGCCACAAAACAAGCAAGGATTTTCAATAAAAATCCTGACGATCAATACACACAAGGGTTTCGCCCCTTTTAATCGCCGCTTCATCCTGCCCGAATTACGCGATGCCGTTCGCGCAACGGAGGCGGATGTGGTCTTTCTGCAGGAGGTGATGGGCACGCATGCCATCCACTCCCTTAACCATGAGGAATGGCCTGAATCGCCCCATTATGAGTTTCTGGCCGACACTATCTGGAACGATTTCGCCTATGGGCGCAATGCGGTCTATCCGGAGGGACATCACGGCAATGCGGTGCTGTCGCGCTTTCCGATCACGGAATATGAAAACCGGGATATCTCGGTGGCGGGCAGTGAAAACCGCGGCATGCTGCACTGTCAGATCGCCCTGCCTGAGCCGCACGGCACGCTCCATGTGATCTGTGTGCATCTGGGTCTGAAGGAGGCGCATCGTCACGCCCAGATGAAGAAAATCTGTGAAATGGTCAACTCGCTGCCGCCCGACGCACCGGTCGTAGTGGCGGGCGATTTCAACGACTGGCAGGGACGCGCCAACGCCATCTTAAAACAGGGCGCAGGCCTGAAAGAGGTATTCAGCATGAAGACCGGACGCCCGGCACGGACTTTCCCGGCGCGCTTTCCGGTGCTGCGACTCGACCGCATCTATGTGCGCAACGCTACCGTGAGTCATCCGTGGGCGCTGCCGCGTAAGCCCTGGTCCCATCTTTCCGACCATGCCCCGCTGGCAGTGGAGATCCACCTATGA
- a CDS encoding MFS transporter, giving the protein MSDTAVLSNSQLNKRILSVIIFTFFCYLSVGLPLAVLPGFVKNHLGFSSFIAGLIISIQYFATLLSRPQSGRLADRLGPKRVVMLGLLCCGMSGVLTIVAAMMSSWPWLSLALLAIGRLFLGVGESFSSTGSTLWGMNIVGPLQTARVISWNGVATYLAMAVGAPLGVLLNSEFGMSGFAGLIALMGVVGYLMASRKPAVTVSVGERIPFHRVFSRVWLYGLALGFGTIGFGVIATFITLYFASRDWQGAAYALTLFSLGFVLVRLGFGRFITRFGGLRVSLFSFLLECLGLLIIWQADSAWLVGAGAFLTGSGFSLVFPALGVEAVKRVERQDQGSALGTYSAFLDLGLGLTGPVAGLFIGHWGMQSVYLAAAMMVLGALLITLRLYGQQRLTA; this is encoded by the coding sequence ATGTCTGACACCGCTGTATTGAGCAACAGCCAGCTCAACAAACGAATCCTCTCGGTTATCATCTTCACCTTCTTCTGCTATCTCTCCGTCGGACTGCCGCTGGCTGTACTGCCGGGCTTCGTCAAAAATCATCTTGGCTTCAGCTCCTTTATCGCCGGACTGATTATCAGCATTCAATATTTTGCGACGCTGCTCAGCCGTCCGCAGTCGGGCCGTCTGGCCGATCGGCTTGGACCAAAACGGGTGGTGATGCTGGGACTGCTCTGCTGCGGCATGAGCGGGGTGCTGACTATCGTGGCTGCAATGATGAGCAGCTGGCCATGGCTGAGTCTGGCGCTGCTGGCTATCGGGCGGCTGTTTCTCGGGGTAGGTGAGAGCTTCAGCAGTACCGGCTCCACGCTGTGGGGCATGAATATCGTCGGGCCGTTGCAGACTGCGCGTGTGATCTCCTGGAACGGTGTCGCCACCTATCTGGCAATGGCCGTCGGTGCGCCGCTGGGCGTGCTGCTCAACAGTGAATTTGGCATGAGCGGATTTGCCGGACTGATTGCGCTGATGGGCGTCGTCGGTTATCTGATGGCGAGCCGCAAACCGGCAGTGACGGTCAGTGTGGGCGAGCGCATACCGTTTCACCGCGTCTTCTCCCGCGTCTGGCTCTATGGCCTGGCGCTGGGCTTCGGCACTATCGGCTTTGGCGTCATCGCCACCTTTATCACCCTCTATTTTGCCAGCCGTGACTGGCAGGGCGCGGCCTATGCGCTGACGCTGTTCAGCCTGGGGTTTGTGCTGGTGCGGCTGGGATTTGGTCGCTTTATTACCCGCTTTGGCGGATTGCGCGTGTCGCTGTTCTCTTTCCTGCTGGAGTGTCTGGGACTGCTGATTATCTGGCAGGCCGACAGCGCCTGGCTGGTGGGCGCGGGCGCATTCCTGACCGGCAGCGGCTTTTCGCTGGTCTTTCCGGCGCTGGGTGTTGAGGCGGTTAAAAGGGTTGAGCGCCAGGATCAGGGCTCGGCGCTGGGCACCTATTCCGCCTTTCTCGATCTGGGGCTGGGCTTAACCGGCCCGGTGGCGGGACTGTTTATCGGACACTGGGGGATGCAGTCGGTCTACTTGGCTGCCGCGATGATGGTGCTGGGCGCACTGCTGATTACGTTGCGGCTCTATGGGCAACAGCGGCTCACCGCCTGA
- a CDS encoding Bax inhibitor-1/YccA family protein, translated as MDRYPRNDSIVQPASRGLQAYMAQVYGWMTCGLLLTAFVSWYAARTPAVMEMVFANRITFFGLIIVQLGLVFFLSGMVHRLSGAVATGLFMLYSALTGLTMASIFLVYTNSSIASTFFITAGMFGAMSFYGYTTKRDLSRFGSLLFMALIGILLASLVNFWLKSPALMWAITYIGVVVFVGLTAYDTQKLKNIGEQIDARDTENLRRYSIMGALTLYLDFINLFLMLLRIFGNRR; from the coding sequence ATGGACCGATATCCACGCAATGATTCCATCGTTCAACCCGCATCTCGCGGTTTACAAGCCTATATGGCGCAGGTCTATGGCTGGATGACCTGCGGTCTGTTACTGACCGCGTTTGTCTCCTGGTACGCTGCGCGCACGCCAGCGGTGATGGAGATGGTGTTTGCCAACCGCATCACATTCTTCGGGCTGATTATCGTGCAGCTGGGGCTGGTCTTCTTCCTGTCAGGCATGGTGCATCGCCTGAGCGGGGCCGTGGCAACCGGGCTGTTCATGCTCTATTCGGCGCTGACCGGCCTGACTATGGCGAGTATCTTCCTGGTCTACACCAACTCCTCGATCGCCAGCACCTTCTTTATCACGGCAGGGATGTTTGGTGCGATGAGCTTCTACGGCTACACCACCAAACGCGATCTGAGCCGTTTCGGCAGCCTGCTGTTTATGGCGCTGATTGGTATTCTGCTGGCGTCACTGGTGAACTTCTGGCTGAAAAGCCCGGCGCTGATGTGGGCGATTACCTACATCGGCGTGGTGGTGTTCGTGGGGTTAACGGCCTATGACACACAGAAGCTGAAAAACATCGGTGAGCAGATTGATGCCCGCGACACGGAGAACCTGCGTCGCTACTCGATTATGGGCGCACTGACGCTCTATCTCGACTTCATCAACCTGTTCCTGATGCTGCTGCGGATTTTCGGCAACCGCCGTTAA
- the clsB gene encoding cardiolipin synthase ClsB, which yields MNFSWQEGNRLLLLENGEAFFPRVFGAIQRAERTVLIETFILFEDDVGNALHRELLAAAQRGVRVEIMVDGYGSAELSDKFVNSLTSAGVRFIYYDPRPLVMGMRTNVFRRLHRKTVVVDDVVAFVGGINFSAEHNTDYGPEAKQDYAVQVKGPVVADIARYLQQAIGSEQHTRRWWGSRSHRPAVNAKPGDAQVLYVYRDNDEHRDDIEVHYLEMLREAKRDVIIANAYFFPGYRLLREMRNAAQRGVRVRLIVQGEPDMPIVKVGAELLYNYLVDGGVEVYEYIRRPLHGKIAVKDDHWATVGSSNLDPLSLSLNLEANLIIHDRPFNQTLRDNLEALLANDCQRVQEDRLPPRNWWQLSKSVVVFHFLRHFPAIAGWLPAHTPLLAQVGEPVQPEMETQDRVETDNPGAKS from the coding sequence ATGAATTTTAGCTGGCAGGAAGGCAACCGGCTGCTGTTGCTGGAAAATGGCGAAGCATTCTTCCCGCGCGTCTTTGGCGCGATTCAGCGGGCAGAACGCACCGTATTAATCGAAACCTTTATTCTGTTTGAGGATGACGTCGGTAACGCCCTGCACCGCGAGCTGCTGGCCGCCGCGCAGCGCGGCGTGCGGGTCGAAATCATGGTCGATGGCTACGGTTCTGCCGAGCTCTCTGACAAATTTGTGAACAGCCTGACCAGCGCGGGCGTGCGCTTCATCTATTACGATCCGCGTCCGCTGGTGATGGGCATGCGCACCAACGTGTTCCGCCGTCTGCACCGCAAAACCGTGGTGGTGGACGACGTGGTCGCCTTTGTCGGCGGTATCAACTTCTCGGCTGAGCACAACACCGATTACGGCCCGGAGGCGAAGCAGGATTATGCGGTGCAGGTCAAAGGCCCGGTGGTGGCCGATATTGCCCGCTATCTGCAGCAGGCAATTGGCAGCGAACAGCATACCCGTCGCTGGTGGGGTTCGCGTTCTCATCGTCCGGCGGTGAATGCTAAACCCGGCGATGCGCAGGTGCTCTATGTTTATCGCGATAACGACGAGCATCGCGACGACATCGAAGTGCATTACCTGGAGATGCTGCGCGAGGCGAAGCGGGATGTGATCATCGCCAACGCCTACTTCTTCCCGGGCTACCGGCTGCTGCGTGAGATGCGCAATGCGGCGCAGCGTGGCGTGCGGGTGCGCCTGATTGTGCAGGGCGAACCGGATATGCCGATTGTGAAAGTGGGTGCGGAGCTGCTCTACAACTATCTGGTCGATGGCGGCGTCGAGGTTTACGAATATATCCGTCGTCCGCTGCACGGCAAGATCGCCGTGAAAGACGATCACTGGGCCACCGTCGGCTCCAGCAACCTCGATCCGCTGAGCCTCTCGCTGAATCTGGAAGCCAATCTGATTATCCACGATCGCCCCTTTAACCAGACGCTGCGCGACAACCTCGAAGCGCTGCTGGCCAATGACTGCCAGCGCGTGCAGGAGGATCGCCTGCCGCCACGCAACTGGTGGCAACTGAGTAAAAGCGTGGTGGTATTCCACTTCCTGCGCCATTTCCCGGCCATCGCTGGCTGGCTTCCGGCGCACACGCCGCTGCTGGCCCAGGTGGGTGAGCCGGTACAGCCTGAAATGGAGACGCAGGATCGCGTTGAAACTGACAACCCGGGAGCAAAATCCTGA
- the rhlE gene encoding ATP-dependent RNA helicase RhlE, translated as MSFDSLGLSADILRAVAEQGYSEPTPIQRQAIPVVLAGRDLLASAQTGTGKTAGFTLPLLQKLSATATPVRGRRPVRALILTPTRELAAQVGENVSDYSKYLSLRSLVVFGGVSINPQMVKLRGGVDVLVATPGRLLDLAQQNAVDLSQVEILVLDEADRMLDMGFIHDIRRVLARLPAKRQNLLFSATFSDEIKGLAEKLLTNPEMIEVARRNTASEQVAQQVHLVDKKRKRELLSQLIGEGNWQQVLVFTRTKHGANHLAEQLGKDGISAAAIHGNKSQGARTRALADFKSGGIRVLVATDIAARGLDIEELPHVVNYELPNVAEDYVHRIGRTGRAAATGVALSLVCVDEHKLLRDIERLLKREIPRLAIEGYEPDPSIKAEPIINGRQQQSRGGAGGGGGRGRSQGGQGAGASRSSSSGEKRPQARRQSQGAPQGDKPAAARPRRPAAAKRTGNV; from the coding sequence ATGTCTTTTGACTCTCTCGGCCTGAGTGCCGATATTTTGCGCGCTGTTGCCGAACAAGGCTACAGCGAACCTACACCTATCCAGCGCCAGGCGATTCCTGTTGTGCTGGCAGGCCGCGATCTGCTGGCGAGTGCCCAGACCGGCACCGGCAAAACGGCCGGCTTTACGTTACCGCTGTTACAGAAACTCTCTGCGACTGCCACGCCTGTCCGCGGTCGTCGCCCGGTGCGCGCCCTGATCCTGACCCCAACCCGTGAACTCGCGGCGCAGGTCGGCGAAAACGTCAGCGACTACAGCAAATATCTTTCACTGCGTTCGCTGGTGGTGTTTGGTGGCGTCAGCATCAATCCACAGATGGTCAAGCTGCGTGGCGGCGTTGATGTGCTGGTCGCAACCCCTGGCCGCCTGCTGGATCTGGCACAACAGAACGCCGTTGACCTGTCACAGGTCGAAATTCTGGTGCTGGATGAAGCGGACCGCATGCTGGATATGGGCTTTATCCACGACATCCGTCGCGTACTGGCGCGTCTGCCGGCTAAGCGTCAGAACCTGCTGTTCTCTGCCACCTTCTCTGATGAGATCAAAGGCCTGGCTGAGAAACTGCTGACCAACCCGGAAATGATTGAAGTGGCTCGCCGCAACACCGCCTCCGAGCAGGTTGCGCAGCAGGTTCATCTCGTTGATAAGAAGCGTAAGCGGGAACTGCTGTCGCAGCTGATTGGCGAAGGTAACTGGCAGCAGGTGCTGGTCTTTACCCGTACCAAACACGGCGCTAACCACCTTGCCGAGCAGCTGGGCAAAGATGGCATCTCCGCTGCCGCGATCCACGGCAACAAGAGCCAGGGTGCACGTACCCGTGCGCTGGCCGACTTCAAGTCAGGCGGCATTCGCGTGCTGGTTGCGACGGATATCGCGGCCCGTGGCCTGGATATCGAAGAGCTGCCACACGTCGTGAACTACGAGCTGCCTAACGTCGCCGAAGATTACGTTCACCGTATCGGCCGTACCGGCCGTGCTGCCGCGACCGGTGTCGCGCTGTCACTGGTCTGCGTCGATGAGCATAAACTGCTGCGTGATATTGAGCGTCTGCTGAAGCGTGAAATCCCGCGTCTGGCGATTGAAGGCTATGAGCCGGATCCGAGCATCAAAGCGGAGCCGATCATCAACGGTCGTCAGCAGCAGTCTCGCGGCGGTGCAGGTGGTGGTGGCGGCCGTGGTCGCAGCCAGGGTGGTCAGGGTGCAGGCGCATCGCGCTCATCTTCATCCGGCGAAAAGCGTCCTCAGGCGCGTCGTCAGAGCCAGGGCGCACCTCAGGGCGATAAGCCCGCAGCAGCCCGTCCGCGTCGTCCGGCAGCAGCGAAGCGCACCGGAAACGTCTGA